The stretch of DNA ggcCAAGGCCTTAACTTACCTTTAAATTACACCATAATTTgtgttattaaataatatttgattTCCTAGCAAAAGCACggacaatatttaaaaaaaatatgtaaaaaattaGTCAGTGCACCTGTATCGCATCATTTGATGATTTATCAATATAATCTAAAGTCTAATATATTTCTAAATAATGTCcttccattttatttatgttctgaacacaaaacaaaactaaatcaggccccAACGCCGAGCATCTGCGGTGCCCCGACAATCCCGACATGTCCCGAAGACAGGTGGTCGGGCCGCGGTCAAAGTTCGGTAAAAAACGCCATCTGTCGGCGACAAGTGCGAATTTATAGCGTTTTGTGCCAAAGAGAACTTTCTCTAGAGAATTATGCTTAGAGTGCTCATTCCATACATCGCAaaccttaataaataataagattaatacgTTGCACGACTTGCACGGAAAGTATGGTAAAACTTATTAATAATACCTAAGTTGTAagctcgcttaaaacttaaaaaagtCTTATTACGTTGAAAAGACACTGCAAGATCGTGTAGgtcttttctaatgctaaaaaacgagatatagtaagttttaagttagtATAGTTTAATCTTAATCAATGTAGGTAAGTTGCATTGGGATAACTTCGAAGCGGAATAATTTGGAAAATggcaaatatatatatatatgtagtatATATTAAAATTGAGCACAAGTTGGGATTATGCAAtaattttatataggtacctatataattattttaattagattGTTTGTACTAAAATGCAGCATCAATCAATACACGATTCACAGTAGGTTGAAATTCAATTAACAAATAAGTTCAATCGAATAAATCAAACATCAAAATCAATTCAGAACCCATTAACTGAACTCCAGACTacaaatttattgttttataaagACAAATACAATTAACTATAACAATAaaactatttcattcaatagcCGAATGTAGTTTAAACAAAAAGAACCATACAAAGTTTCAATAATTGTCAATTGGTCGTATAATCCGCAAACGCTTATTTGAGTTTGAACTTTACATGCTTGCTGTAAGGTGTGTTTTCTATTATATAAAGTTTTAACAAAAGAGTTTTGGTAGTACATGTAGATTTATTTGTAATGTTAACGAAgcatacaaaataattaaattcgAATCAATGTAACGAGtgctttgtttattttttgaattttttatcAAGCCAATCGCAAGGGCGCGATTCCgctctttttttttttgaggtGATGATATCGTCTGTCTACCTAGTacctatctatatatcttattaatACATATATCTTATCAATTCGTCATATATACGCCCGCcatttttaatcaaaattataatcTATGAATTACTTTACAAAATTTGATGAATGAAGAATACTACGATTTGTGATACTACGACATGTATAatctaaaattacattttaaaatctattaataacaacaaacattttttacacaaactcAAAATGTATACTTTAAAAGGGTGCCGTAATGGCGCACATGCACATGTCACACATTAATTCACATACTTACCATACCTAGTATCTATGTGTTCTATGTCAACGCAATTTGAACTTTATCGCTTTATTTATAAAGTTCATattcgaatgaaatgtacagaCTTGTAAGGGTTATTACAGTTAGGGATACAGGACAGTCGTAAATTACTTTAAAGGACCGCTGTTTTGCTACTTACtcgattttaaataaatatttaagtcgtTTGGATAGTTTCACACCTGGTTTCATGTTTTAGCTTGGTACTCTGTACAATTTAAATTGACAACTTAGTATACGAATATCTAGTAACACTAAGGGCAACGTGCACCATccaactaacccggggttaaccggacctggagttaccatggttaccagtacaatttgacactgggtttatGGTTTAACCGGTTGAGAAGCTCTTCAAATTTACCAAAATTTATCAAAaccggacaaaaaaaaatcgtaaacaAAACATTAATCGGCCCATCGAACTCCTACTAACGCCACCTAGTAACCAACGTCGCAACTAGCAAGGCTTTGTCCGTACGCACCGTTGCAGACAGACTGCAATGTGTATAGATATAgtggtgcataattgttttccatcgtattttctcggaaacgttcgtaatcggcatgctacttcaatcaacctcagtactttttgtaccgagactgacagaaatatcaagacacgttcgtacgttgccgtgaaaatacgatagaaaataattatgcattacatctgtaaCAATTTTATTAAAGATTTTACACGTACACAGAAGATAAAGGATTTCCAAGCATCTTGATAAGCCTACTTgttttattttgccacaatTCATTCAAAACCGCTTAAATCACTGCTGTTATCCGACTAATTGGTAGGTAGAATAAGTGTAGTCATTAGGAAGCTGCGGGCAATAATTATGAATGGAATGTAACTTGAACAATTTTGATATTAAGGGTTTTTATATGTGATTTATGGATTATAAATTGACTGAGAATCTTTTCAAGAATCTCGgagaaaaaaaacttaaaatacctAGGTATAAAAATTGCTTAAATACCTTTGCTttaaggttaactggaagagatctcccaaagggataagttcgcctttgtacttgttactaattttatgttatctttaatatgtatttttgtacaataaagagtttactactactactactactatactacGAGAACTTTTTGAGTTTCAGCGTTGTGCCCTAATTGGTCTGTGTACTACCCTTGCCACTTGCGCCAGCCAGGGTTAGCCACTAACTCGGGATTAACCCTTAACCCAGTGTTAAATTGtcctggtaaccatggtaactccaggtttagccgattaaccccgggttaatggcTAGTCACCTGtaatttgtgtttgtgctcacgaataaaaatatttctattatattctattctaataaTATCTTACCTATACAGAACGAATTAAATGAGCTAAAACATTCTTATGGCTCtagaaaataaataagattgtgtTTGTTTCCACCGTGCAGGTCAGTATCTCGACGACTTGAATAAAACTTCGATTTTTGGTTAAGCAACTGATATAATTTGAACGGCATCTTAGCCTAGCCGGTATAGAGACCCTGTCTCCGAAgctggaggtcccgggttcgaatcacggtaagggcatttattttatttgtgtgtttatcgcGATTGTTCCTTATTTATGGATATTAAACTATGTTCTACTATTATTGTCGACTAGTACCCATAGTTAACGGTTTGCTTAGTCTTAGGTTGGGGCTAGTTCGAACTGTGATTCtccttaaaaatatatataaaaaaaattgttttccgATAAAGTTATTTACAGCTTAATTTCGCAGATGAACGGGTCTCTATCATACTTCCTAACGGCGTCCAGCAAGCCACTGCGCTGTATGGCGCCGTAGGTTGAATGACGGTCGAGCGGTTCACTCCACTGTGCGAATCCGGCTTTTTCCAGCGTTTCACCTGATCAAAATCGAAATATTAAATGCATTGGCACATTGGTTGTAATTAGACTAAGTCTGTGCAAACAAGTGTTCCTTAGAAATAGAAATCAGTAAAGACAAGCTTTAAGCTATGCTGCTTTACTCTACTTATGATTGAACAACCCGACAGGCGTCAATGAGGTGTTATCATATCCTAGAGTGACACTTCGAGCTGACACGTCAAAAGAACAGAGTCAACAGGATCGGTCAAAAACATCCTGCATATGAAGTCGATGATAATGTTTGTATGAAATGGAGCACGCACTCACTTtcgaaatataaattaaattaatcctTACCACGTATAGTACTCCACTCGCCATCATCATCCTCCCATTTCCAAACGCCAATCAAGGCGACGTCAGCATGTTTTGCCTCGACAATAGTTTCAACAGGGTTCTTCTCGAAGATATGTTTAAGTACTTTAGCTTCAATTTTGCTGTTGATGATGGCCAGATGTCCTCCTTCAGCGTGGCAGACTCTGGCCGCGCGGTTCCAGCGCTGGGCGAAACGGTGGAACTTGTAGCAGCTGCCGGTGAGAGGCTCGTATTTGTACCCTGTCAAAACAATTGAAGTATGATAAGGTAGCGTAGAAAAATACAGTTTCGGTGCGGAATATGGCACTCTGAGGCACTTCAAAGATCTGTAAGTGATACTCAGGGATGCCTAAAGAGActgaagagctggcagcttccttgCTTAACGCATCAGCCCAACAATTCAACCAGCCAGCATCTTCAGTACCATGTCGCAAAggtctttattagttttttttatttaattagttatATTTAGAGTCAGAAAACATATAAGTGACATTCTTTACAGCTTTCTTGCGGTAGAATTTTGGGTCTCACAGCTGACATCGGGCACTTGACTTACATCACTAATTATGTTGTCCTAAACAAAGGACATTGGGTCTTACGCCGTCTATCTAATAAGATTGAAAACTTACCTTTATCTGTGGTAGGGCAATCAGATGTGGCGTTCATAACGCCACTTTCTTTTTTGCAGAAGTATGGATGTTTGACGTGGCAGCTGACATCAGCCACTTGACCGGCTCCGTTGAGGACTACGCATTTCTGCTCCTCTTCATTATCATCATTAGGTTCGTTTGGAGCCCAGTCAAGATTAATCTTTGATAAAGGCACTCCTGTAAGGAATGGGTTCGTTCCAAATAAAACTGGAGGGAATGGAATTGAAAACCAGGGGTTGATAGGTACTACCGTAAATGTCCTAGTGGTTGACAATGCTCTAATACTTGTCACATTTCTTAATTACTGTCAGTAGAGGTAGCAAAAAGCCGTCAACCAGTGGAATTAGGCAGTAAAGTAGGACATTTACTTTAAAAGCTGTTAAATATCACTAACTTTTTTATTGATGGTAAGGTCACGTGGGGTAAGagtaacacagttttttttgctcggggcaagacaaacagtttGAGGATTCCATTCCATATAAGTCTTTCTGTTACCCAAGGTGTTTCTCTTACCCCATCTAACCTTATAACGAGCTAAAACTTAAAGATATTGCATTGTTTCACTCCGTGGTATCATCAGATCGGCTTCTGTAAAATTACAttcagccatattcgaactttaaaatacgtcaaataatagatatggaaacgatatagtttggatatgtcagtgtcaaacaagtgtcaaaaggtCACTGACCGGAAAGTGaccttttgacacttgtttgacactgacatatccaatctatatcgtttccatatctattatttgacgtatcttaaagttcgaatatggctgatTGTTTACAATTTCACGAAGATATGCGTTAAAATATACCTCATTCTTACATGCAgaagaaaaaaacatataattgTGCTTAACCCTTTGTATTCACTTACCATAAGTAAAGTAAAGTCAAGATCAAAGTTGAGAGCATGTATCCCTGTGAACATATTCCGTGACGTCACCTTATGACGTATCATTTGGATCAACATGGCTTGAGTTATAGCATCGGTCGAGGGAGAGGCGAGGACACCACCTGAAAATAAAGAATTTGGTTTCAGAGAAATTCTTTGTTAGGAATTCTTCAGTTGTGAAAGTGTCTTTGTTTTTCTTTGCACCACCTATTACATATTCTTATTTCATTGTCTCTTATACTCAAAGGTTGTCTTGAAGAGATTGGTCTTAAGCGATAAGActgcctgttgttacctctatcCAATTGTCTCTAATTTGAGTCTCTACATGCATTGTAATGTAAAGTGttaggtgtgcaataaagcgtattgtattgtattgtattgtattgtgtcTTTTTTCGAGCTCCATATTTtgcaaaaataacaaatatctaCTAAAAGATGCATTTTCTGCTGGTtttttgagaaagaaggaattccttctttctcaaaaaACCTCAAAGTACATGAGCATAAGCGTAAGTAATTACTTACGCTCATGTTTTGACCAAAGGCAAATGGAATAGGCCGAGAACTACGGTCGTTTCTGCTGCCAAGGCCATATGTGGTCCAACTAAATATGTCGGCATTATCCAATCTGTGCTTGATCTGATTTTAGGGTTGAAATCACCAAGAACAATGGTCCATGTTTCCTGATTTTCAACGCTAGATTTATTTAGAGGATCATAATCTCGTAATATGATAATGAGGGTCATAGCCTCCAGACAGTGGACAATTTTATCTACCTAGGCTCCAACATCAGCAAAAATGGTTCGTGCGAGAAAGAAGTGCGCAGAAGAATTGGCATGGCCAAGAGCGCTATGTCTTAGCTTGAAAATATCTGGCAACAAAGCCTACTCCACATTGTCCGCTGGCTGTTCCAAAATGGTAAACGGTTCACGCCTTCTCGTCGAACTTCTGACAACCCCACAACAtcccattattttattttacgccGTGTTTCAGTTCAGTAAGACGCTCTTCGTTAATCAAAGTGCGGCCTTTATAGGTGTTGGAGTTCTTTTTTCTTGCATGGATCATTAAAATCTTTTTGTGGGTAGGTATCTTccgcccggggattcttagcaccacTTTTACAGGGCACTTAGCGCCGTAACGAGGAGTCGTACATGTCAAATGAGATTGGACCATAAGCCCACCATGCTGGTCCAGTGCGGGTTGTTGGATCGCCAGAGGGTCGTTTGTTATTCAACAGGGTGACCACGAGCAGGAGAGGCTGGTTTGGGATCCGTAACATGGCATTCGGGCCCCTTACATCCCATCTCCCAATTATTATCCTcccctttgtttatttactttggtaattttAGATCGTAAAAATATGGGcaaacaaaacaagctaagaatactctagttttaaagaaaaaatagtcTAATTTGCTAATTTTTGGGAATGAAAGTCGCTTACTTTAATGAATATTAATTGACATCCATATAAAATGGTTCTATTTGCGCTTTTTCATTGAAATAAAGGTTATAAAGGGgtatgttatttaaaataactggATATAGTGTCACTTTTCCAGAAATTAAATCAGTATTTTGAAGACGTCATGTGACATTAAGCAAAAATAAGCGGAAAagtgacattacaattttcttttaattgaattatcttagaaattatacaaataaaacacaatttacTCTAATGGCTAACAACCTTAGTTAAAAATCTAACAAAACATAGTAAAAAACTCTTACTTTTATCACTAGTACGGCAGTTTTCGACGTttgaagatttcgaaaattttaaagctctgtacccaaaaaacacgtttttcgcataatgacactgtgtttctcaaggagcgatatgTTACCTTCGAGTTGACAGCGAAGTCGAGCATCCGACCATACAGCGGGCACCATGTGGAGACGCAGCCATGCATCCGCTTCTTGCACGAACTCGTAGCCAGGATCAAGGACAGCAGCCACATGATGCTGGCCtggaaagtaatttatttaaatattatttttatttaacagtaGTTACCCTACAATTGTCCTACCTACTTTGCACCAATATGAAATTATGGAAAACAATTTTTATTTCGAAAcattgatttaaactttcacgatttttacacattattatagTATAAATCATCTCGGCGTTGCCCCCGTGGTCTCGGAAAAGACCACCACTTCACTTCTCCGAGACCATATGgtgacaacgccgtcctcgaaacgtcggaggtaaatcttaaaacttacgcgattaagtcccgttgtactatttaacaatattttttcgttTAAAGACGATTAAGTTGCACATGATGTATAAGGAAACCCTTTTTAGAGGAAAGCCAGGAATAAACTATTATTTACCGACAAATATAAACATTAACACATTAATTACTTAAGAACCCGGACAATATCACTGGTAGAAAGCAAGACAGCACGACATGCATGTAGCTTACGAGTACTCGTAAGCTACATTATAGTCTTACCTATAGTCTGTAActttaggtttataaaaaagagtaaacaaaatgtacatgatcaaatattgtaggtaaaagtcaggtcgttcagtgacagatccaggtggttttgtatttggttggttagtcaataaatgttataactacccaaaaatgtacaaattgtttgtttacttttatttgaatacctaaagatacggaGTATAGGTACGGAATAGAATAGAAACAATTTCTCAAGTGGTGTATGTGAGTCTGAcaattgtattttacttttaattttaacttaCCCACAGATAAAATAACACATAAAAATAAGAACTGTAACATGTTGACGCTATTGAATGTGTATTGACactattttattaaatcttcGCTTAATTATATTGGTGAGAATAAAGGTGACCTTTAACGCAGTTATCAAATTGTTGTGTACAATTTTGTTTGAATTTTGTACCCATATATTCTTTATCAATTGGAGATTATGCGAAGCTGCATATTCCtccgaatgtgacgtcctcagaacgtGACCTAGCTCGAAAGTCacctcctaagaaagtgacatactccgcctaaaccaACGAGTTGAATATCGTATTGAAAAAAATGGTGGTCATTTCGAAAactaactaaaataaattaaaggataTGAAAATATTGCATTTTAATTATTTCACACATCATGTTTGATAGTAACATTTACTGCTTAAGACCTACACAATCGATATCTAAATAGAAAtagtgttagttttattttttaaaacgtccgggttcgattcccgagatgagtacatattttatttaaatgtatgaatgcagtttttttGTTACTAAAttcgatgacatggttccttAGAAGAGATCGTCATAatatgtcttatagtttcagattttcccataggtactgaccgatctaaatgggccattCTGTATAACTACTACTAGTAGATTATAGGTAGAGGGACTAAGTAGATTTCTGTTAGTTTTCGAttaatatttattgatttatttgtttaaagTTAAACAATGAATTAATACATAAGTACAAAGGTAAAGTAACTTTACTTGTGTAAGAAAACTATGTGATTCAGCCTAAGAatatagggtaattgcgtcagtttaccgtccagtgtcagtttccgtccacttgacggatcaacaaataatatataattacaatccttaataattgtttagatattaaggattgtaataagtccaaatttgtgcagcaatgaaggtttatattcttttcatcacactcgctcagtaaatgtggaattgcacgcaggtttagcgggagttataggaAAATCGTTCTCCCTAGgaagttatgaagtttctagtgccataattaacagttttttgtctttatacttaatttttgtatcgcaagtgtgatgaaaaacattgtgtgtaactcggtgcgttataatattgcaaactcgaatctataaatcgctccggcaagccgtcgcgatttaacttactctcgtttgcaatattcaacttacgccccatgttgcacaatgtactatgtcgtcaagtggacgaaaactagagccggacgaaaactagcgcaatgaccctatgaCTTATACAGTCTACGAGTAAGTATTAAATAAGTGACTGCACCTGCTTCAATTGGATATGGCCAAAGAAAAGTGCGAACACTTAACCCCTCATACATTAATGTTCCCTTTTCCCGCACAATACGAGTACAAGTAAACACAGGCCTTAGCCATTATCCAAGGCTGCGCGAGATTTATGGAGCACTGATACATAGATATAATTTATACAGCGTcgccacttaaaaaaaaaccggccaagtgcgagtcggactcgcgtttctagggttccgtagataagtccaactcacgcttgactgcacatttctaataggttttcctgtcatctacaggtaaagaactactttgtgtatttttttcaaaattttagacccagtattttaggagataaagggggggaatggtcatttttgggcttttttcttaaataacttcgaacgtatgtattttaaaattataaaaaaaacatgtccatctttgggtcactaatttacatatgtgtaccaaatttcaacttaattggtccagtagtttccgaggaaataggctgtgacagacggacagacagacagacgcacgagtgattgtataagggttccgttttttccctttgaggtacggaaccctaaatacgCTCAATGATATGATGTAGACGGGCACAGGCAAACCGGCCCCCATCCTCTTAATCTAATACGTTTAAAAGagcagtttttgtttatttatatatttctgggatctcggaaacggctgtaacgatttcgataaaatgtgctatatgggggttttcgggatCGCAAAATCGATCTagatcttatctctgggaaaacgcgcattttttagtttttatgttttccgagcaaactcggtctcccagatattcgtTATTTATAAGAATTAAAGAGaattgtcggtggagtaatcacTACTTATCCTTTTTCAGAGACATTTTTATGTCCTCATACGATGCGTCCCTCTTAACTTGACTGAGAGCTGTTATTATTCTAGGTTTTCCGCTGCCTTTTCGTTACTATTGTTTCAGATACAGAAAAAAATACTTGAgattgattctgattctgagaTAAGTACAATTAAGTATTGCGTTCCCGCAAATTTTATACCTATATAACAACAATAGATAGAAACTAAGGTAAATATGTATGATTCTTTTCCATCCATTTCTGTTGAATTAGTGTTTTtcgtacaaaatatcaattACATTATTTTAATCTAAGAGTTTATTTTTGATCTAAATTTATCATTAAATACtcaataattatataataacgTAGTTATTAATGAATGTTCTGTAATGGCTTAAGCCTAAGTATTTTAAAGACGACACAGGGTTTATACGAAGGTTGGCAAAATACtgtgttgtaaaaaaaatatcgcaatGTATTAATGTACTAGTCATGTCGAAAAAATGGCCTCTATGACAGGTTCGTGTAAGTCTCTTTGTTTTGTTAAAATCACttcaaaacataatattatcatTTGTCAAATCACTAATTTCGCAGAATATTTATTGACGCTTGACCTGCtataatcatatttttattggAACATTCGTATCATTAAAGCAAAACATAATTTAGCAACTAAGGTTAAAGATCAAGTTAATCACATGTAAAATTGTTAAGATA from Cydia splendana chromosome 5, ilCydSple1.2, whole genome shotgun sequence encodes:
- the LOC134791059 gene encoding C-type mannose receptor 2-like → MLQFLFLCVILSVGQHHVAAVLDPGYEFVQEADAWLRLHMVPAVWSDARLRCQLEGGVLASPSTDAITQAMLIQMIRHKVTSRNMFTGIHALNFDLDFTLLMVMPLSKINLDWAPNEPNDDNEEEQKCVVLNGAGQVADVSCHVKHPYFCKKESGVMNATSDCPTTDKGYKYEPLTGSCYKFHRFAQRWNRAARVCHAEGGHLAIINSKIEAKVLKHIFEKNPVETIVEAKHADVALIGVWKWEDDDGEWSTIRGETLEKAGFAQWSEPLDRHSTYGAIQRSGLLDAVRKYDRDPFICEIKL